One stretch of Streptomyces sp. A2-16 DNA includes these proteins:
- a CDS encoding cation diffusion facilitator family transporter — translation MGAGHDHGHSHAPAGGTATAAYVGRLRVALSITLTVMVVEIVGGFVADSLALVADAAHMATDALGLGMALLAIHFANRPATGNRTFGYARAEILAALANCLLLLGVGGYVLYEAIQRFVTPADTEGGLTVVFGAIGLVANMISLTLLMRGQKESLNVRGAFLEVAADALGSLAVILSATVILTTGWQAADPIASLVIGLMIVPRTFKLLRETLDVLLESAPKDVDMSEVRTHILALDGVEDVHDLHAWTITSGMPVLSAHVVVRSDVLSAIGHEKMLHELQGCLGDHFDVEHCTFQLEPIGHAEHEAHLCH, via the coding sequence ATGGGGGCAGGGCACGATCACGGGCACTCGCACGCGCCGGCCGGCGGTACGGCGACCGCCGCGTACGTCGGCAGGCTGCGGGTGGCGCTGTCGATCACGCTCACCGTCATGGTGGTCGAGATCGTCGGCGGCTTCGTCGCGGACTCCCTCGCCCTGGTCGCGGACGCGGCGCACATGGCGACGGACGCGCTGGGCCTCGGCATGGCGCTCCTCGCGATCCACTTCGCGAACCGCCCGGCGACCGGCAACCGCACCTTCGGCTACGCCCGCGCCGAGATCCTCGCCGCCCTCGCGAACTGTCTGCTCCTGCTCGGCGTCGGCGGCTACGTCCTGTACGAGGCGATCCAGCGGTTCGTGACGCCGGCCGACACCGAGGGCGGGCTCACCGTCGTGTTCGGCGCGATCGGCCTGGTGGCGAACATGATCTCGCTGACGCTGCTGATGCGCGGCCAGAAGGAGAGCCTGAACGTACGCGGGGCGTTCCTGGAGGTCGCGGCGGACGCGCTGGGCTCGCTCGCGGTGATCCTCTCGGCGACGGTGATCCTCACCACGGGCTGGCAGGCCGCCGACCCGATCGCCTCCCTCGTCATCGGCCTGATGATCGTGCCGCGCACCTTCAAGCTGCTGCGCGAGACCCTCGACGTCCTGCTGGAGTCGGCGCCCAAGGACGTCGACATGTCGGAGGTGCGGACCCACATCCTGGCGCTGGACGGTGTCGAGGACGTGCACGACCTGCACGCCTGGACGATCACCTCGGGCATGCCGGTGCTGTCCGCGCACGTGGTGGTGCGCTCGGACGTCCTCAGCGCGATAGGGCACGAGAAGATGCTGCACGAGCTCCAGGGCTGCCTCGGCGACCACTTCGACGTGGAGCACTGCACCTTCCAGCTGGAGCCGATCGGGCACGCGGAGCACGAGGCGCATCTGTGCCACTGA
- the galE gene encoding UDP-glucose 4-epimerase GalE produces MTWLITGGAGYIGAHVARAMTGAGERVLVLDDLSAGVPARLPADVPLVRGSAADGGLLKRVLAEHAVTGVVHLAARKQVAESVAQPTRYYQENVGGLATLLEAVAEAGIERFLFSSSAAVYGNPDTGLITEETPCAPVNPYGETKLAGEWLVRAAGQAHGISTVCLRYFNVAGAAAPELADTGVFNIVPMVFDRLTRDEAPRIFGDDYPTPDGTCVRDYIHVSDLAEAHLAAARRLSEGDLSGDLTVNIGRGEGVSVREMVTAIGEVTGDRRPALVEPRRPGDAPVSVASAALAARTLGWSARRGVPEMIESAWRGWLLHHQ; encoded by the coding sequence ATGACGTGGCTGATCACCGGCGGTGCCGGGTACATAGGGGCGCATGTGGCGCGGGCCATGACGGGGGCCGGAGAGCGGGTGCTCGTCCTGGACGATCTCTCGGCGGGCGTGCCCGCGCGGCTCCCCGCCGACGTGCCGCTGGTGCGGGGCTCCGCAGCGGACGGCGGCCTGCTGAAGCGGGTGCTGGCCGAGCACGCGGTGACGGGTGTGGTGCATCTCGCGGCGCGCAAGCAGGTCGCCGAGTCGGTGGCGCAGCCGACCCGCTACTACCAGGAGAACGTCGGCGGTCTCGCGACCCTCCTGGAGGCGGTCGCCGAGGCCGGGATCGAGCGCTTCCTCTTCTCCTCGTCGGCGGCCGTCTACGGCAACCCCGACACGGGACTGATCACGGAGGAGACGCCCTGCGCCCCCGTGAACCCCTACGGCGAGACGAAGCTCGCCGGGGAGTGGCTGGTGCGGGCGGCCGGGCAGGCACACGGGATCTCCACCGTCTGTCTGCGCTATTTCAACGTGGCGGGGGCGGCGGCTCCGGAACTGGCGGACACCGGTGTCTTCAACATCGTCCCCATGGTCTTCGACCGGCTCACCCGCGACGAGGCCCCGCGGATCTTCGGCGACGACTACCCGACACCGGACGGCACCTGCGTCCGGGACTACATCCATGTGTCCGACCTGGCCGAGGCACACCTCGCGGCGGCCCGGCGCCTGTCCGAAGGCGACCTGAGCGGTGATCTGACGGTCAACATCGGTCGTGGCGAGGGCGTCTCCGTGCGCGAGATGGTCACGGCGATCGGCGAGGTGACCGGGGACCGACGGCCGGCCCTCGTGGAGCCACGGCGCCCGGGGGACGCGCCCGTGTCGGTGGCCTCCGCCGCCCTGGCGGCCCGGACGCTCGGCTGGAGTGCCCGTCGCGGGGTACCCGAGATGATCGAGTCCGCGTGGCGCGGCTGGCTGCTGCACCACCAGTGA
- the idi gene encoding isopentenyl-diphosphate Delta-isomerase: protein MPTTPATTTHTPSNGAANAILLELVDEHGVTIGTAEKLAAHQPPGQLHRAFSVFLFDERGRLLLQQRALGKYHSPGVWSNTCCGHPYPGEAPFAAAARRTYEELGVSPSLLAEAGTVRYNHPDPDSGLVEQEYNHLFVGLVQSPLGPDPEEVGATAFVTPAELAERHAKDPFSAWFMTVLDAARPAVRELTGPSAGW, encoded by the coding sequence ATGCCGACCACACCTGCCACCACGACGCACACACCGTCGAACGGCGCCGCGAACGCGATCCTGCTGGAACTGGTCGACGAGCACGGTGTGACGATCGGCACCGCGGAGAAGCTCGCCGCCCATCAACCGCCGGGACAGCTGCACCGCGCCTTCTCGGTGTTCCTCTTCGACGAGCGGGGCCGGTTGCTCCTCCAGCAGCGTGCGCTGGGCAAGTACCACTCCCCCGGTGTGTGGTCCAACACCTGCTGCGGCCATCCCTACCCGGGCGAGGCGCCCTTCGCGGCTGCGGCCCGCCGGACGTACGAGGAGCTGGGCGTCTCCCCGTCCCTGCTCGCCGAGGCGGGCACGGTGCGCTACAACCACCCGGACCCGGACTCCGGTCTGGTCGAGCAGGAGTACAACCACCTGTTCGTCGGGTTGGTGCAGTCCCCGCTCGGCCCGGACCCGGAGGAGGTCGGAGCGACCGCCTTCGTGACCCCGGCCGAGCTGGCGGAGCGGCACGCGAAGGACCCCTTCTCGGCCTGGTTCATGACGGTGCTGGACGCGGCCCGTCCCGCGGTCAGGGAGCTGACGGGCCCGTCGGCCGGCTGGTGA
- a CDS encoding ATP-binding protein produces the protein MDDHGRGYDPRPPGGGAEPPGPEPLEPEPLAPDPLPYEGVWRFTAPAVDASVPQARHAVRDLLYRQGVPVSDDLVQGLLLIVSELVTNAVRHAALLSPMLAVEVAVGAEWVRVSVEDNHPYRPTALEAAHSETGGRGLLLVREITREAGGVCDVEHTSSGGKVIWAALPLKAVRVS, from the coding sequence ATGGACGACCATGGGCGTGGGTACGACCCCCGCCCACCAGGCGGCGGAGCGGAACCTCCAGGACCGGAGCCCCTCGAACCGGAGCCTCTCGCACCGGACCCGCTGCCGTACGAGGGCGTGTGGCGGTTCACCGCCCCCGCCGTCGACGCGTCGGTCCCGCAGGCACGGCACGCCGTGCGGGACCTGCTGTACCGCCAGGGAGTGCCCGTCTCGGACGACCTGGTCCAGGGCCTCCTGCTGATCGTGTCCGAGCTCGTCACGAACGCCGTGCGGCACGCGGCCCTCCTCTCGCCGATGCTCGCCGTGGAGGTGGCCGTGGGCGCGGAGTGGGTGCGGGTGTCCGTGGAGGACAACCACCCCTACCGGCCGACCGCCCTGGAGGCCGCGCACAGCGAGACCGGGGGCCGGGGGCTGCTGCTGGTCCGCGAGATCACCCGGGAGGCGGGTGGCGTCTGCGACGTCGAGCACACGTCCAGCGGAGGCAAGGTGATCTGGGCAGCCCTGCCGCTCAAGGCCGTACGCGTGTCCTGA
- a CDS encoding phosphocholine cytidylyltransferase family protein → MIGLVLAAGAGRRLRPYTDSLPKALVPVGPAGIEGEPTVLDLTLANFAEIGLTEVAVIVGYRKEAVYERKAALEAKYGLKLTLIDNDKAEEWNNAYSLWCGRDALKDGVILANGDTVHPVSVEKTLLAARGEGKRIILALDTVKSLADEEMKVVVDAEKGMTKITKLMDPAEATGEYIGVTLIEGDAAPELAGALKTVWETDPQQFYEHGYQELVNRGFRIDVAPIGDVQWVEIDNHDDLARGREIACRY, encoded by the coding sequence ATGATCGGCCTCGTGCTGGCGGCCGGCGCCGGACGGCGACTGCGCCCCTACACCGACAGCCTTCCCAAGGCTCTGGTGCCGGTGGGCCCCGCGGGCATAGAGGGCGAACCCACGGTTCTCGACCTCACTCTCGCCAACTTCGCGGAGATCGGCCTCACCGAGGTCGCGGTCATCGTCGGCTACCGCAAGGAGGCCGTGTACGAGCGCAAGGCGGCCCTCGAGGCGAAGTACGGCCTCAAGCTCACCCTCATCGACAACGACAAGGCCGAGGAGTGGAACAACGCCTACTCCCTCTGGTGCGGCCGTGACGCCCTCAAGGACGGCGTGATCCTCGCCAACGGCGACACCGTCCACCCGGTCTCCGTCGAGAAGACCCTGCTCGCGGCACGCGGCGAGGGCAAGCGGATCATCCTCGCCCTGGACACCGTGAAGTCCCTCGCGGACGAGGAGATGAAGGTCGTCGTCGACGCCGAGAAGGGCATGACGAAGATCACCAAGCTGATGGACCCGGCCGAGGCCACCGGCGAGTACATCGGTGTCACCCTCATCGAGGGCGACGCCGCCCCCGAACTGGCCGGCGCGCTCAAGACGGTCTGGGAGACCGACCCGCAGCAGTTCTACGAGCACGGCTACCAGGAGCTCGTGAACCGCGGCTTCCGTATCGACGTCGCTCCGATCGGCGACGTCCAGTGGGTGGAGATCGACAACCACGACGATCTCGCCCGCGGACGGGAGATCGCGTGCCGGTACTGA
- a CDS encoding enoyl-CoA hydratase/isomerase family protein, with product MELPDPQLLHTVVDSVATVVVHHPAKRNAMTAAMWRALPPLLDTLAADPDVRVLVLTGEGGTFCAGADISTLRQGPEEAQGLAVGAEEALAAFPKPTLAAIRGHCVGGGSQLAAACDLRFAEQGALFGVTPAKLGIVYPASSTRRLVSLVGPATAKYLLFSGELIDAERALRTGLVDEVLPGGELAARVAEFARILASRSQLTQAAAKEFANGRTDRDAHWTAQARDSGDTAEGVAAFLERRTPRFTWTTSG from the coding sequence ATGGAGCTCCCGGATCCGCAGCTGCTGCACACCGTCGTCGACTCGGTCGCCACCGTCGTGGTCCACCATCCGGCCAAGCGCAATGCGATGACAGCCGCGATGTGGCGGGCGCTGCCGCCGCTGCTGGACACGCTGGCCGCCGACCCGGACGTCCGGGTGCTCGTGCTGACCGGTGAGGGCGGGACCTTCTGCGCGGGCGCCGACATCTCCACGCTGCGTCAGGGGCCCGAGGAGGCGCAGGGGCTCGCGGTGGGCGCGGAGGAGGCACTGGCGGCCTTCCCGAAGCCGACCCTGGCGGCGATCCGGGGGCACTGCGTGGGCGGCGGGTCGCAGCTGGCGGCCGCGTGCGACCTGCGGTTCGCCGAGCAGGGCGCGCTGTTCGGGGTGACGCCGGCGAAACTGGGGATCGTGTATCCGGCGTCCTCCACCCGGCGGTTGGTGTCGCTGGTCGGACCGGCCACCGCCAAGTACCTCCTGTTCTCCGGTGAGTTGATCGACGCGGAGCGGGCGCTGCGCACGGGCCTGGTCGACGAGGTGCTGCCCGGGGGCGAACTCGCCGCACGAGTGGCGGAGTTCGCCCGGATCCTGGCGTCCCGCTCGCAGCTGACGCAGGCCGCGGCGAAGGAGTTCGCGAACGGCCGCACGGACCGGGACGCCCACTGGACCGCACAGGCGCGGGACAGCGGCGACACCGCGGAGGGGGTCGCCGCGTTCCTGGAGCGCAGGACGCCGCGCTTCACCTGGACTACGTCAGGATGA
- a CDS encoding DUF5941 domain-containing protein, producing the protein MSTAILTGQPVPGSSIEGDLRSLGFDVRVAVDAADAERLVAEAPCEQRIALVDARFVGHVHALRLGLTDPRFSLAAVPGAVTAQPDGRVILTRALARENSAGGGTAVAVDSLPDRIVTALADDGAEVYRPELGSLVATVPVDPQARNEARQAVADVDDEAVRLKSAVKSRDGFFTTHFISPYSRYIARWCARRGLTPNQVTTASLITALIAAACAATGTRGGFVAAGVLLIASFVLDCTDGQLARYSLQYSTLGAWLDATFDRAKEYAYYAGLALGAARGGDDVWALALGAMILQTCRHVVDFSFNEANHDATANTSPTAALSDKLDSVGWTVWVRRMIVLPIGERWAMIAVLTAVTTPRITFYVLLVGCAFAATYTTAGRVLRSLTRKAQRTDRAAKALADLADNGPLAGLLARVARAPFGAPFLVALAGTAVLAVALFSGVTWAPVAGAVVYAIAAAQALHRPLKGALDWLVPPLFRAAEYGTVLILAVQADVNGALPAAFGLVAAVAYHHYDTVYRIRGNAGAPPAWLVRAVGGQEGRTLLVAVAAAVLTASQFTVALTVLAVAVALVVLVESIRFWVSAGAPAVHDEGETA; encoded by the coding sequence TTGTCGACCGCCATCCTCACCGGTCAGCCGGTCCCCGGATCGTCGATCGAGGGTGATCTGCGGTCCCTCGGCTTCGACGTACGGGTCGCCGTGGACGCCGCCGACGCCGAGCGACTGGTCGCCGAGGCGCCCTGCGAGCAGCGCATCGCCCTCGTCGACGCCCGCTTCGTCGGCCACGTCCACGCCCTGCGCCTGGGCCTCACCGACCCGCGCTTCTCCCTCGCCGCCGTGCCCGGCGCCGTCACCGCACAGCCCGACGGCCGCGTGATCCTCACCCGCGCCCTGGCCCGCGAGAACTCCGCGGGCGGCGGTACGGCGGTGGCGGTCGACAGCCTCCCGGACCGCATCGTCACCGCGCTGGCCGACGACGGCGCCGAGGTGTACCGCCCCGAGCTGGGCAGCCTGGTCGCCACCGTCCCCGTCGACCCGCAGGCCCGCAACGAGGCACGGCAGGCCGTCGCGGACGTCGACGACGAGGCCGTACGCCTGAAGTCGGCAGTGAAGTCCCGCGACGGCTTCTTCACCACGCACTTCATCAGCCCCTACTCCCGCTACATCGCCCGCTGGTGCGCCCGCCGGGGCCTGACCCCGAACCAGGTCACCACCGCCTCCCTGATCACCGCCCTGATCGCGGCGGCCTGCGCGGCCACCGGCACCCGGGGCGGCTTCGTCGCCGCGGGCGTCCTGCTCATCGCGTCCTTCGTCCTGGACTGCACCGACGGCCAGCTCGCCCGCTACTCCCTCCAGTACTCCACGCTCGGCGCCTGGCTCGACGCCACCTTCGACCGCGCCAAGGAGTACGCCTACTACGCGGGCCTCGCCCTCGGAGCGGCCCGGGGCGGCGACGACGTGTGGGCCCTGGCGCTCGGCGCGATGATCCTCCAGACCTGCCGGCACGTCGTCGACTTCTCCTTCAACGAGGCGAACCACGACGCGACCGCCAACACCAGCCCCACGGCCGCCCTTTCGGACAAGCTCGACAGCGTCGGCTGGACGGTCTGGGTGCGGCGGATGATCGTCCTGCCGATCGGTGAGCGCTGGGCGATGATCGCGGTGCTCACGGCCGTCACGACCCCGCGGATCACCTTCTACGTCCTTCTCGTCGGCTGCGCCTTCGCGGCGACGTACACCACGGCGGGCCGGGTGCTGCGCTCGCTGACCCGCAAGGCACAGCGGACGGACCGGGCGGCGAAGGCGCTGGCGGACCTCGCGGACAACGGGCCGTTGGCCGGGCTCCTGGCCAGGGTCGCGCGCGCCCCGTTCGGTGCCCCGTTCCTGGTGGCCCTGGCCGGCACGGCCGTCCTGGCCGTCGCCCTCTTCTCCGGCGTGACCTGGGCGCCCGTCGCCGGTGCCGTCGTCTACGCGATCGCCGCCGCCCAGGCCCTGCACCGCCCCCTCAAGGGCGCCCTCGACTGGCTCGTCCCCCCGCTCTTCCGCGCCGCCGAGTACGGCACCGTCCTGATCCTGGCGGTCCAGGCGGACGTGAACGGAGCCCTTCCTGCGGCTTTCGGCCTGGTGGCGGCCGTCGCCTACCATCACTACGACACGGTGTACCGCATCCGCGGCAACGCCGGAGCGCCCCCGGCCTGGCTGGTGCGTGCCGTCGGGGGGCAGGAGGGGCGCACGCTCCTCGTCGCCGTTGCGGCCGCGGTGCTCACCGCTTCGCAGTTCACGGTCGCGCTCACGGTCCTGGCCGTGGCCGTGGCCCTGGTGGTGCTCGTCGAGAGCATCCGCTTCTGGGTGTCCGCTGGGGCGCCCGCCGTACACGACGAAGGAGAAACCGCATGA